Proteins encoded together in one Chryseobacterium taklimakanense window:
- a CDS encoding DNA-directed RNA polymerase subunit omega: MSVKDTKAELSTVTYDRDKIEEKVGSIYEAIVIMGKRAEQINAEIRAELHSKLDEFAVHNTTLEEVFENREQIEISKHYEKLPKPTSIAIEEWLNEDIYFRKTEEKK; the protein is encoded by the coding sequence ATGAGTGTAAAAGATACAAAAGCAGAACTGTCTACCGTAACTTACGACAGAGATAAAATTGAAGAAAAAGTAGGCTCAATCTACGAAGCCATCGTAATTATGGGTAAAAGAGCTGAGCAGATCAACGCGGAAATCCGTGCGGAACTACATTCTAAATTAGACGAATTTGCGGTGCACAATACCACTTTGGAAGAAGTTTTCGAAAACAGAGAACAGATTGAAATATCCAAGCACTACGAAAAACTTCCCAAGCCCACATCAATCGCTATTGAAGAGTGGCTGAATGAGGACATCTATTTCAGAAAAACTGAAGAAAAGAAATAA
- a CDS encoding outer membrane protein assembly factor BamD, producing the protein MRKIITLFILVFLVSACNKKFDDAMKSADKNLILQTANEYFADQKWTQAIALYERLPNLVAGTDDAKTVVFNTAYANYYDKQYRVAAHHFKNFSVTFPEDPRAEEAAYMSAICYYEGSMDYNLDQKNTESAINELQNFLTNYPNSEKAKNINERIDDLSYKLEFKAFENARQYFKMNEYKAAVVAFENVLADFPSTKLRPKINDYILKSKYHLAMNSIYDKKEDRLNEAVAYTRFIEKEMPDTDTYKTALDYREKLEAEKVRFAKVKEQVEAEKVRIAEKQKAAQAVLDAKEKKKEDQILHKAEADAQQVKVDSAAAAQPQSGATFKIKRN; encoded by the coding sequence ATGAGAAAAATAATCACCCTGTTTATTTTGGTGTTTCTGGTAAGTGCCTGCAACAAGAAGTTTGATGATGCCATGAAAAGTGCAGACAAGAACCTTATTTTACAAACGGCAAATGAGTATTTTGCCGATCAAAAATGGACCCAGGCAATAGCTTTATACGAAAGACTTCCAAATTTAGTAGCCGGAACCGATGATGCAAAGACGGTAGTCTTCAACACAGCATACGCCAATTACTACGACAAACAGTACCGCGTTGCAGCCCACCATTTCAAGAATTTTTCTGTAACATTTCCGGAAGATCCACGAGCTGAAGAAGCAGCTTATATGTCCGCCATTTGCTACTATGAAGGATCTATGGATTATAACCTGGACCAGAAAAACACGGAATCTGCAATAAATGAACTGCAGAATTTCCTTACAAATTATCCCAATTCGGAAAAAGCTAAAAACATCAACGAAAGGATCGATGATCTTTCCTACAAGCTTGAGTTCAAGGCGTTTGAAAATGCAAGACAGTATTTCAAAATGAACGAGTATAAAGCAGCTGTGGTAGCTTTCGAAAATGTTTTGGCAGATTTTCCAAGTACAAAGCTTCGCCCGAAGATTAATGATTATATCTTGAAGTCTAAATATCATTTGGCGATGAACTCAATTTACGATAAAAAGGAGGACAGGCTGAATGAGGCAGTAGCTTACACAAGATTTATCGAGAAAGAAATGCCTGATACAGATACTTATAAAACGGCATTGGACTACAGAGAAAAACTGGAAGCTGAAAAAGTGAGATTCGCAAAAGTGAAAGAGCAGGTAGAAGCAGAAAAAGTTAGGATTGCCGAAAAACAAAAGGCTGCACAGGCAGTACTTGACGCTAAAGAGAAGAAAAAAGAAGACCAGATCCTTCACAAAGCTGAAGCCGATGCTCAGCAAGTAAAAGTTGACAGCGCTGCAGCGGCACAACCACAATCGGGTGCAACTTTCAAGATTAAAAGAAATTAA
- a CDS encoding TetR/AcrR family transcriptional regulator, whose protein sequence is MKKKFTDKQLKILDVAEELIAKKGFDGTSVRDISAKANINVAMISYYFGSKEKMLAYLYQYRVLRTRESFAEFAQTIREGKPEMQMKEIIKFIVNQMFKYNYFHAFVKQEVRHTDLVKDELVEFYRTATDKIDEVIKKGVASAVFHQTPKAEDVLTIIIGTAVFAIRNKVFYEVYLPGDEADFLKNAEQKVKASNYQTIFSLLGYQPEG, encoded by the coding sequence ATGAAAAAAAAATTTACAGATAAACAGCTCAAGATTCTGGATGTGGCTGAGGAACTGATTGCTAAAAAAGGTTTCGACGGCACGTCTGTACGTGATATTTCTGCAAAAGCCAACATCAATGTCGCTATGATTTCCTATTATTTCGGCTCTAAGGAAAAGATGCTGGCTTACCTTTACCAGTACCGGGTTTTGCGAACCAGGGAAAGTTTTGCCGAATTTGCGCAGACGATCCGCGAAGGGAAGCCTGAAATGCAGATGAAAGAAATTATAAAATTCATCGTAAACCAAATGTTTAAGTATAATTATTTTCATGCATTTGTAAAACAGGAAGTTCGGCACACAGACTTGGTAAAAGATGAACTTGTGGAGTTTTACCGCACCGCGACGGATAAAATTGATGAGGTGATTAAAAAAGGAGTGGCTTCCGCAGTTTTCCACCAAACGCCAAAAGCGGAAGATGTGCTGACGATTATTATAGGCACAGCAGTTTTCGCGATCAGGAATAAAGTTTTCTATGAAGTTTACCTTCCGGGAGATGAGGCAGACTTTTTGAAAAATGCCGAACAGAAAGTGAAAGCCAGCAATTACCAGACAATATTTTCACTGCTTGGTTACCAACCCGAAGGATAA
- a CDS encoding TatD family hydrolase: MSFFDFHHHKKYLNGIYNLNFRDETPEHLFSTGIHPKDISSQWESDFRRVKEASLKSNCGAIGECGLDGLTDVDEKLQETVFEKHILWANDVKKPVIIHCVRKFFQLIRFSKIAAVPLIVHGFNKKQSIADELVNSGFYLSFGRAVFHNVSLQTVVKDFPVERMFLETDDADFDIAELYEKVSELKNITAEDLQNQIFENLERIRNL, encoded by the coding sequence ATGTCTTTCTTCGACTTTCACCATCATAAAAAATACCTCAACGGTATCTACAACCTGAATTTTCGCGACGAGACGCCCGAGCACCTTTTCTCCACAGGCATCCACCCAAAAGATATCAGTTCACAATGGGAAAGTGACTTTCGTCGGGTAAAAGAGGCAAGTTTAAAATCAAACTGCGGGGCGATAGGAGAATGCGGCCTCGACGGTTTAACAGATGTTGATGAAAAACTGCAGGAAACCGTTTTTGAAAAACACATTCTTTGGGCTAATGACGTAAAAAAGCCGGTAATCATTCACTGCGTAAGGAAATTTTTTCAGCTCATAAGATTTTCAAAAATCGCTGCAGTTCCCCTAATCGTTCATGGATTCAATAAAAAACAAAGCATCGCTGATGAATTGGTAAATTCCGGATTTTATCTCTCGTTTGGAAGGGCAGTTTTTCATAATGTATCTTTGCAAACTGTTGTAAAAGATTTTCCCGTTGAAAGGATGTTTCTGGAAACCGATGACGCCGATTTTGATATCGCCGAACTCTATGAAAAAGTTTCTGAATTAAAAAATATCACCGCGGAAGATCTTCAAAATCAAATATTTGAAAACCTAGAACGAATCAGGAATTTATGA
- a CDS encoding tRNA threonylcarbamoyladenosine dehydratase, whose protein sequence is MSKKWLERTELLIKEKGTEKLQNANVMVVGLGGVGSFAAEFLARSGIGKMTIVDGDTVDITNINRQLPALHSTVGKTKAEIVAARLTDINPALELTVKTEFLNPENMGEILDSQNFDYVLDCIDSVSPKLSLIKESRRRKIKIISCMGAGGKMDASKIQVKDISKTYNCYLAKQVRKRLKRESNLQKGFKCVFSSELQREDSLKLTDGTNFKRSFYGTISYIPAAFGLFAAGEVINYLLKKGNSSNKPEED, encoded by the coding sequence ATGAGTAAAAAGTGGCTGGAACGCACGGAACTTTTAATAAAGGAAAAAGGAACTGAAAAACTCCAGAATGCCAATGTGATGGTAGTGGGCTTGGGCGGAGTCGGCTCCTTTGCGGCAGAATTTCTGGCAAGATCCGGAATCGGAAAGATGACAATAGTGGACGGCGACACCGTGGACATAACCAATATCAACCGTCAGTTGCCGGCGCTGCACTCTACTGTCGGAAAAACCAAAGCCGAAATTGTTGCTGCGAGATTAACAGACATTAATCCGGCACTGGAACTCACCGTAAAGACCGAATTCCTGAACCCGGAAAATATGGGTGAAATCCTGGATTCCCAAAATTTCGATTACGTTTTGGACTGTATCGACAGCGTGTCCCCAAAACTTTCTTTGATTAAAGAATCGCGACGCCGAAAAATTAAAATCATCTCTTGTATGGGGGCCGGCGGAAAAATGGACGCATCAAAAATACAGGTGAAAGACATCAGCAAAACCTACAACTGTTATCTCGCAAAACAGGTTAGAAAAAGGTTGAAACGCGAAAGCAACCTGCAGAAAGGTTTTAAATGTGTATTTTCATCTGAGCTTCAACGGGAAGACAGCCTAAAGCTGACTGACGGCACCAATTTTAAACGGTCCTTTTACGGAACAATAAGCTATATCCCTGCAGCTTTCGGATTGTTTGCGGCCGGTGAGGTAATCAATTATTTATTGAAAAAGGGAAACAGCAGCAACAAACCGGAAGAAGATTAA
- the rnpA gene encoding ribonuclease P protein component gives MKKYGYATHEKLKQKKEISFLFEKGKWRSFGSIRIISVKDDSILNQKVGVSVSKRNFKKAVDRNRIKRLLREAYRLNKNVFTDCFGTHSLSMLFWASKDMPEHFNDVQKDFLNLCKSKK, from the coding sequence ATGAAAAAGTACGGGTACGCGACACATGAAAAACTTAAGCAAAAAAAGGAAATCTCTTTCTTGTTCGAGAAGGGGAAATGGCGTAGCTTCGGCAGTATCCGCATCATTTCTGTGAAGGATGATTCGATTCTAAATCAAAAAGTTGGCGTTTCTGTCTCAAAACGTAACTTCAAAAAAGCGGTTGACCGAAACCGGATCAAAAGGCTCCTTCGCGAAGCCTACCGGCTGAATAAAAATGTCTTCACGGACTGTTTTGGAACTCATTCATTATCAATGCTTTTCTGGGCTTCAAAGGATATGCCGGAACATTTCAACGATGTACAGAAAGACTTTCTAAACCTTTGTAAATCAAAAAAATAA
- a CDS encoding DUF4126 domain-containing protein, whose protein sequence is MLDNIPYLPYAISAFIGIGLAAASGFRVFLPMFAVSLASYMGWIPMNENFAWLSGLPTLITTGIATVVEVLAYYIPYVDHLLDTLSVPLATVAGSVLFASQFADIGTFPQWALALIAGGGTAAAISSGFAGTRAASTATTGGLGNSVVATTETAGAGIMSFLAIAAPIIAAIAAVILIITVIVLGRKLWNKFRDYNSDRPSKTVDVEAVDRRQLE, encoded by the coding sequence ATGTTAGACAACATTCCTTATTTACCCTACGCCATCAGTGCTTTTATCGGAATCGGGCTGGCGGCAGCGAGTGGCTTCAGGGTATTTTTACCCATGTTCGCCGTAAGCCTGGCTTCATACATGGGCTGGATTCCAATGAATGAAAACTTTGCATGGCTTTCCGGCCTGCCGACATTAATTACGACCGGTATCGCAACGGTTGTGGAGGTTTTGGCTTATTATATTCCCTATGTTGATCATTTGCTTGATACGCTTTCGGTTCCGTTGGCTACTGTAGCGGGCTCGGTGCTTTTTGCCAGCCAGTTTGCCGACATCGGGACATTTCCGCAGTGGGCGTTAGCACTGATTGCCGGCGGCGGGACTGCAGCGGCGATAAGTTCGGGATTTGCAGGAACACGGGCGGCTTCGACCGCTACCACAGGAGGACTCGGCAATTCTGTCGTTGCAACAACCGAAACAGCGGGAGCAGGAATTATGTCTTTTCTGGCGATTGCAGCCCCTATCATCGCAGCAATTGCAGCTGTTATCCTGATCATTACAGTGATCGTGTTGGGAAGAAAACTTTGGAATAAATTCAGGGATTACAACAGTGACCGCCCCTCGAAAACCGTTGACGTGGAAGCTGTTGACAGAAGACAGCTAGAATAA
- the mutL gene encoding DNA mismatch repair endonuclease MutL: protein MSDIIQLLPDHVANQIAAGEVVQRPASIVKELLENAIDAQATKVELIIRDAGKNLVQVVDNGIGMSETDARMAFERHATSKIRTTDDIFKISSKGFRGEALASIAAVAQVELKTKKQGAPAGTNIYIEGGGLQFQEPVQTAEGSNFSVKNLFYNVPARRKFLKNNNVEFRHIIDEFQRVALAHPDIEFDLFHNDDIIFRLRRGTPMHRVVEIFGRKLQPLLIPIKEDLDWIKLNGYVAKPEGAKKVRGEQFFFVNNRFFKSPYLNRAVQDAFEGLLLPGYLPSFFLFLEIDPEKIDVNIHPQKTEVKFEDENLIFALVRSTIKKALGIYNIAPSLDFDRDPQMDEFFKPQPSGSAMNSSSSSVSVSRDFNPFKEESSVSATGVVNLQEMYDQNISAAPSKINLFEDEDFDEDLMRLPNGYWLFNKGDKTLMLDLGRMHRIVVADRNKGKKRSTESQSLLFSLEYHMNEIEKNKYKSIKKFLPGLGFDMTIAHDSVLRIDAVPEGLKDTQVIKFLENLFEILEYRTEEDFMNYYEYQWNKLHSKSRFDFIYKYEAEELIKEFTKIGFPNYTPNGKKCFIELPLEELKNKF from the coding sequence ATGTCAGACATCATTCAGCTTTTACCGGACCACGTTGCCAACCAGATTGCGGCTGGTGAAGTGGTGCAGAGACCGGCTTCGATTGTGAAGGAGCTGCTGGAAAATGCGATTGATGCACAGGCCACCAAGGTAGAACTGATCATCCGAGATGCGGGCAAAAACCTCGTGCAGGTGGTAGATAACGGCATCGGAATGTCGGAAACAGATGCGAGAATGGCATTCGAAAGGCACGCCACTTCTAAGATCAGAACCACCGATGATATTTTCAAAATTTCTTCTAAAGGCTTTCGCGGTGAGGCTTTGGCGTCGATCGCCGCTGTGGCGCAAGTAGAGCTTAAGACTAAAAAACAGGGCGCACCCGCCGGCACCAACATCTATATCGAAGGCGGTGGTCTGCAGTTTCAGGAGCCGGTTCAAACAGCTGAGGGTTCTAATTTTTCTGTTAAAAACTTATTTTACAACGTTCCCGCAAGACGCAAGTTCCTGAAAAATAACAATGTGGAATTTCGTCATATCATTGATGAATTTCAGAGGGTAGCCCTGGCGCATCCTGACATCGAGTTTGATTTGTTCCATAACGATGATATCATCTTCCGCTTGCGCCGGGGAACACCGATGCACCGCGTGGTAGAGATTTTTGGGCGCAAGCTGCAGCCACTTTTAATCCCCATAAAGGAAGATTTGGACTGGATAAAACTAAACGGATACGTGGCAAAACCCGAAGGCGCCAAGAAAGTACGTGGGGAACAGTTTTTCTTCGTAAACAACCGTTTTTTCAAAAGCCCTTATCTGAACCGTGCGGTGCAGGATGCTTTTGAAGGGCTTTTGCTGCCGGGCTATCTGCCGTCCTTTTTCCTTTTTCTGGAGATCGATCCTGAGAAAATCGATGTGAATATACATCCACAAAAAACAGAGGTGAAATTCGAGGATGAAAACCTGATTTTTGCATTGGTGCGTTCCACCATCAAAAAAGCGCTCGGCATTTACAATATTGCACCGAGCCTGGATTTTGACCGGGATCCGCAGATGGATGAGTTCTTTAAACCTCAGCCTTCCGGAAGCGCGATGAACAGCAGCAGCAGTTCTGTTTCTGTAAGCCGCGATTTTAATCCTTTTAAGGAAGAAAGTTCAGTGTCGGCCACAGGAGTCGTGAACCTGCAGGAAATGTACGACCAGAACATTTCTGCAGCACCTTCGAAAATTAATCTCTTTGAGGACGAGGATTTTGATGAAGACCTTATGCGTCTGCCCAACGGCTATTGGCTCTTCAACAAAGGTGACAAAACGCTGATGCTGGATTTGGGGAGAATGCACCGTATTGTGGTTGCAGACCGCAACAAAGGCAAAAAACGCAGTACTGAAAGCCAGTCTTTGCTCTTCTCGCTGGAATATCACATGAACGAAATCGAGAAAAACAAATACAAATCCATCAAGAAATTTCTCCCTGGTCTCGGTTTTGATATGACGATTGCGCACGACAGCGTGCTGCGGATCGATGCAGTTCCCGAAGGTCTGAAAGATACGCAGGTGATCAAATTCCTCGAAAATCTTTTTGAAATCCTGGAATACCGCACGGAAGAAGACTTTATGAATTATTACGAATACCAGTGGAATAAGCTGCACTCGAAGTCGCGTTTCGATTTCATTTATAAATATGAAGCCGAAGAGCTGATCAAGGAGTTCACTAAAATTGGCTTCCCTAACTATACACCAAACGGTAAAAAGTGCTTTATAGAGCTGCCTTTGGAGGAACTTAAAAATAAATTTTAA
- a CDS encoding rhomboid family intramembrane serine protease, which yields MFRNITPVTKNIIILNVLVYLASNFLLNGKLYEILSAFYPFSPNFKSWQVITHMFMHAPMGEGVGLTHILFNMFTLWSFGPVLEQVLGGRKFILLYFLSGLGAFILFNVWNFYQINQLTTELSNLGVNVAEIFRKSDLNYSGDMSISANSKQAMALSQELFGALRSPMLGASGAIFGVVAAFSTMFPDAKLMFLFIPFPIKAKYLLPIIILVSLYLGFSGQMGSVAHFAHIGGAIVGFLMALYYRKKHIRRWD from the coding sequence ATGTTCAGAAATATTACTCCCGTGACCAAGAACATCATCATTCTGAATGTTTTGGTTTATTTAGCCTCGAATTTTCTGCTCAACGGAAAGCTGTATGAAATTCTTTCGGCGTTCTACCCTTTTTCGCCAAATTTCAAATCGTGGCAGGTGATCACGCATATGTTTATGCACGCGCCTATGGGCGAAGGTGTGGGGCTGACCCATATATTATTTAACATGTTCACGCTGTGGAGTTTTGGGCCAGTTCTGGAGCAGGTTTTGGGGGGAAGAAAATTTATTTTACTATATTTTTTGAGCGGATTAGGCGCTTTCATTCTATTTAATGTCTGGAACTTTTATCAAATCAATCAGCTGACTACCGAACTTTCAAATTTAGGAGTGAACGTGGCTGAAATTTTCAGGAAGTCTGATTTGAATTATAGCGGCGATATGTCAATTTCAGCAAATTCTAAGCAGGCCATGGCTCTGTCGCAGGAACTTTTTGGAGCTTTAAGAAGCCCAATGCTTGGCGCTTCAGGAGCGATCTTCGGCGTGGTAGCGGCGTTTTCTACGATGTTTCCGGATGCTAAACTGATGTTCCTTTTTATTCCGTTTCCGATTAAAGCCAAATATCTTTTGCCAATCATTATTTTAGTTTCGCTCTACCTTGGCTTTAGCGGGCAAATGGGAAGTGTAGCACATTTTGCACACATCGGTGGCGCGATCGTCGGTTTTCTTATGGCACTTTATTACCGAAAGAAACACATCCGAAGATGGGATTAA
- a CDS encoding endonuclease/exonuclease/phosphatase family protein produces the protein MGLIRALFLIIHIIVVALLCGTLLNAYVPPKIFGYLNMLSLGFPVLMTVHFCLTLFWILTWKKRAIVFLLISLMFFNPVRRWINYTPDSGKEGSLKIISFNTKNHAYAKHKNEDELFKFMDKENADVVLFQENRFEGEHPGYLQYPIVALKTRHKLLKHGNIIETAANGNAFYADIEIHGKIIRFINVYLEPFMLEKSMVRPTADADLNTVKAKNLIRRLVPTFKLHQEQIVYIRKAVKESPYPVILTGDFNSVPNSWEYYHLSEGLQDAFVVAGTGSATSFHDYKFPIRIDYIFSSKEIKPKSYKVDRSVKLSDHFPVIATFDF, from the coding sequence ATGGGATTAATACGGGCTCTTTTTCTCATAATCCATATTATTGTCGTTGCGCTTCTGTGTGGAACGCTTCTGAATGCATACGTTCCACCTAAAATTTTTGGGTACCTTAATATGCTTTCACTGGGCTTTCCGGTGCTGATGACTGTACATTTTTGCCTCACACTATTCTGGATTTTGACCTGGAAAAAAAGGGCGATTGTATTTCTTTTAATTTCATTGATGTTTTTCAATCCGGTAAGACGGTGGATCAATTATACACCTGATTCAGGAAAGGAGGGCAGCCTCAAAATCATATCTTTCAATACAAAAAATCATGCATACGCCAAGCATAAAAACGAAGATGAACTCTTCAAGTTTATGGATAAAGAAAACGCCGACGTGGTGCTGTTCCAGGAAAACAGATTTGAGGGCGAACATCCCGGATATCTGCAGTACCCGATTGTAGCATTAAAAACAAGACACAAGCTCCTGAAACACGGCAACATTATTGAAACTGCTGCGAACGGAAACGCCTTTTATGCTGATATTGAGATTCACGGGAAAATTATCAGATTCATAAATGTATATCTGGAGCCTTTTATGCTAGAAAAAAGTATGGTAAGGCCGACAGCCGATGCCGACCTGAATACGGTTAAGGCCAAAAATTTAATCAGGCGTTTGGTGCCAACCTTTAAACTGCATCAGGAACAGATTGTATATATACGAAAGGCAGTAAAAGAATCGCCGTATCCGGTTATTCTTACCGGCGATTTCAATTCTGTCCCGAATTCATGGGAATATTATCATTTATCGGAAGGTTTGCAGGATGCTTTTGTGGTGGCCGGAACCGGCAGTGCGACAAGTTTCCATGATTATAAATTTCCGATAAGGATTGACTATATTTTTTCCTCCAAAGAAATAAAACCCAAATCGTATAAAGTGGACCGCAGCGTTAAACTCTCCGACCATTTTCCGGTAATTGCGACTTTTGATTTTTAA
- the hemE gene encoding uroporphyrinogen decarboxylase, whose amino-acid sequence MVKNDLYLRALRGETVERPPVWMMRQAGRYLPEFIELRNKYDFFTRCQTPELASEITVQPIRRFPLDAAILFSDILVVPQAMGIDFKMKESVGPWLDNPIRTTEQVQAVQVPDVNDALSYVFDAIEMTLEKLDREIPLIGFAGSPWTILCYCVEGKGSKAFDIAKSFCFTNPEAAHLLLQKITDTTIAYLQRKVEKGVSAVQIFDSWGGMLSPKDYQQFSWQYINQIVEALSEVSPVVVFGKGCWFALEEMSQSKAAALGVDWTVSPEVARKLTNNSITLQGNFDPARLHSSPETIKNMVNEMINRFGKDRYIANLGHGILPNIPVENAEAFIRAVVDWKPN is encoded by the coding sequence ATGGTTAAAAACGATTTATATTTAAGAGCATTACGCGGCGAAACTGTAGAAAGGCCACCAGTTTGGATGATGCGCCAGGCCGGAAGATACCTGCCGGAATTCATCGAGCTGCGCAATAAATACGATTTTTTTACGAGATGCCAGACTCCGGAACTTGCTTCTGAGATCACAGTGCAGCCAATCCGCAGATTTCCGCTGGACGCTGCAATTTTATTTTCAGATATTCTGGTTGTGCCGCAGGCAATGGGCATTGATTTTAAAATGAAGGAATCCGTAGGGCCATGGCTGGATAATCCAATCAGGACTACAGAGCAGGTTCAGGCGGTTCAGGTTCCTGATGTCAATGATGCTCTGAGCTACGTGTTCGATGCTATAGAAATGACTTTGGAAAAACTTGACCGCGAAATACCGTTAATCGGTTTTGCAGGCTCGCCATGGACGATTCTTTGCTATTGTGTTGAAGGTAAGGGAAGTAAAGCTTTTGATATTGCAAAATCTTTCTGTTTCACCAATCCGGAAGCGGCCCATCTTTTACTTCAAAAAATTACAGACACAACGATTGCCTATTTACAAAGAAAAGTAGAAAAGGGCGTTTCTGCCGTACAGATTTTCGATTCCTGGGGCGGAATGCTTTCTCCGAAGGATTATCAGCAGTTTTCGTGGCAATATATCAACCAGATCGTGGAGGCTTTGAGCGAGGTTTCGCCGGTAGTTGTTTTTGGTAAAGGCTGCTGGTTCGCTTTGGAAGAAATGTCCCAGTCAAAAGCGGCAGCTTTAGGTGTTGACTGGACGGTTTCACCAGAGGTTGCAAGAAAACTTACGAATAACTCCATCACACTTCAGGGAAATTTTGATCCGGCGCGTCTGCATTCTTCACCAGAAACCATCAAAAATATGGTGAATGAAATGATTAACCGCTTTGGTAAAGACCGGTATATCGCTAACCTTGGTCACGGTATTCTGCCTAACATCCCGGTTGAAAACGCCGAAGCGTTTATCCGCGCGGTTGTTGACTGGAAGCCGAACTAA
- a CDS encoding uroporphyrinogen-III synthase, whose protein sequence is MSILFTKKNIDKKLVSEYLGNQFSYEFIDVIRIKPTPVEPFDLKDKSLIFTSINGVESFFESGFKPNEKFTEHNYNKIYCVGQKTKNAVRKYGFGTFKVKKHAQDLSKFIIQNSQGERFLHFCGNLALDVLDRALPLQNIYYKKIPVYETELLYPVVHEDFDVLVFFSPSGVRSFAKHNSLEGKKIFSIGLTTEKEIKNFTKQKIYTSHESNLDDLLQLIVQELS, encoded by the coding sequence GTGAGTATTCTGTTTACAAAAAAAAATATCGATAAAAAGCTGGTTTCTGAATATCTCGGGAATCAGTTTTCTTATGAATTTATCGATGTGATCAGGATAAAACCCACCCCGGTGGAGCCCTTTGATTTGAAGGACAAGTCTCTTATTTTCACCAGCATCAATGGCGTGGAATCTTTTTTTGAAAGCGGTTTTAAGCCAAATGAAAAATTCACTGAGCACAACTACAACAAGATTTACTGTGTCGGGCAAAAGACGAAAAATGCCGTGAGAAAATACGGTTTCGGAACTTTCAAGGTTAAAAAGCATGCCCAGGACCTTTCAAAATTTATTATTCAGAATTCGCAGGGCGAACGGTTCCTGCATTTTTGCGGAAATCTGGCGTTGGATGTGCTTGACCGCGCATTGCCTTTACAGAATATTTATTATAAAAAAATCCCGGTTTACGAGACAGAACTGCTCTACCCGGTGGTACACGAGGATTTCGATGTACTGGTGTTTTTCAGTCCGAGCGGCGTGAGAAGCTTTGCCAAACACAATTCTCTGGAAGGGAAAAAAATATTTTCTATCGGGCTAACCACCGAAAAAGAAATAAAAAATTTTACGAAACAAAAAATATATACCAGCCATGAAAGCAACCTCGACGATTTGCTGCAGCTGATTGTACAGGAACTTTCTTAA